From Kineosporia succinea, the proteins below share one genomic window:
- a CDS encoding siderophore-interacting protein, which translates to MASRVADGVRNRVGGRGEGRGGASLAATVARTEQLSPTMVRVVFTGDDLAKFEMNDSTDAYVKLIYPRPGVEYPQPLDMRAIRNQMAPEQWPQNRTYTVRAWDAESHELTVDFVVHGDEGLAGPWARDAKPGDQIWVAGPGGGYRPDPSADWHLFVADESALPAVAAALEVLPAEAKGIALIEIHDATSQFELTAPAGVEIRWLLDTDAGRAPGTVLIEAVTALEFPEGTVHAFVHGEAAAVRDLRRFLKRERGVKNTQMSVSGYWRVGANDEEWRAVKGDFNRTADEEG; encoded by the coding sequence ATGGCTTCCCGCGTGGCCGACGGCGTTCGCAACCGGGTCGGTGGCCGTGGTGAGGGCCGCGGCGGTGCGTCCCTGGCCGCCACGGTGGCCCGCACCGAGCAGCTCAGCCCGACCATGGTCCGCGTCGTCTTCACCGGCGACGACCTGGCGAAGTTCGAGATGAACGACTCCACCGACGCCTACGTCAAACTGATCTACCCGCGTCCGGGGGTGGAGTACCCGCAGCCGCTCGACATGCGCGCCATCCGCAACCAGATGGCGCCCGAACAGTGGCCGCAGAACCGCACGTACACGGTGCGCGCCTGGGACGCCGAGTCCCACGAGCTCACCGTCGACTTCGTGGTGCACGGCGACGAGGGCCTGGCCGGTCCCTGGGCGCGTGACGCGAAGCCCGGCGACCAGATCTGGGTGGCCGGCCCGGGCGGCGGTTACCGTCCCGACCCGTCCGCCGACTGGCACCTGTTCGTCGCCGACGAGAGCGCGCTCCCGGCGGTCGCGGCCGCCCTCGAGGTGCTGCCCGCCGAGGCGAAGGGCATCGCGCTGATCGAGATCCACGACGCCACCTCGCAGTTCGAGCTCACCGCCCCGGCCGGTGTCGAGATCCGCTGGCTGCTCGACACCGACGCCGGCCGGGCTCCCGGCACCGTGCTGATCGAGGCGGTCACCGCCCTCGAGTTCCCCGAGGGGACCGTGCACGCCTTCGTGCACGGTGAGGCCGCGGCCGTCCGTGACCTGCGCCGGTTCCTCAAGCGCGAGCGCGGCGTGAAGAACACGCAGATGTCGGTCTCCGGTTATTGGCGGGTCGGCGCCAACGACGAGGAGTGGCGTGCGGTGAAGGGCGACTTCAACCGCACCGCCGACGAAGAGGGCTGA
- a CDS encoding alpha-amylase family protein, whose translation MRITDTADMWWKTAVMYCLDVETFLDWNDDGTGDLAGLAQRIDYLAELGVTCLWLMPFYPTPDRDDGYDITDFYGVDPRLGTHGDLVEAIRTAHDRGIRVIVDLVVNHTSDQHPWFVAARESKDSPYRDWYVWVDEPPAGKQPEPVFPDQETSVWTLDEKTGQYYLHHFYRHQPDLNVTNPAVRDEIARIVGFWLALGVSGFRVDAVPFFIDPLGESPGALPDPHEVVRHLRAFLNRRSGDAILLGEVNVPFEQQLEFFGGAEGGELTLQFDFITMQNLYLALARQDAAPLAKALTDRPPLPDGCQWGTFVRNHDELTLDKLSEDERQEVFDAFGPEERMQVFGRGLIRRLPPMLDGDADRLRMVYSLLFTLPGTPVLFYGEEIGMGENLDAGDRSAVRTQMQWTASGGFSRKDDGCAAPVVTGRFGPEAVNVEDQRSDPDSLLNFVRLLISRYRSSPELGWGELEILEQPHPQVFAHKVTWEDTALIGVHNLGPEPVSVPLELDHPVIDLLGNGTGPVATPVELGRYGYRWLRLDSPSSRRLR comes from the coding sequence ATGCGGATCACGGACACGGCGGACATGTGGTGGAAAACAGCGGTGATGTACTGCCTCGACGTCGAGACATTTCTGGACTGGAACGACGACGGCACCGGTGACCTGGCCGGTCTGGCGCAGCGCATCGACTACCTGGCCGAGCTGGGCGTGACCTGCCTGTGGCTGATGCCCTTCTACCCCACCCCGGATCGCGACGACGGCTACGACATCACCGACTTCTACGGCGTCGATCCCCGGCTGGGCACGCACGGCGACCTGGTCGAGGCGATCCGGACGGCGCACGACCGCGGGATCCGGGTGATCGTCGACCTGGTCGTCAACCACACCTCCGACCAGCACCCCTGGTTCGTCGCGGCCCGGGAGAGCAAGGACTCGCCCTACCGGGACTGGTACGTGTGGGTCGACGAGCCGCCGGCCGGAAAGCAGCCCGAGCCGGTGTTCCCCGACCAGGAGACCTCGGTCTGGACCCTCGACGAGAAGACTGGGCAGTACTACCTGCACCACTTCTACAGGCACCAGCCCGACCTCAACGTCACCAATCCGGCGGTGCGGGACGAGATCGCGCGCATCGTGGGGTTCTGGCTGGCCCTCGGGGTGAGCGGGTTCCGGGTCGACGCGGTGCCGTTCTTCATCGACCCGCTCGGCGAGTCACCCGGCGCCCTGCCCGATCCGCACGAGGTGGTGCGGCACCTTCGGGCGTTCCTGAACCGGCGCTCCGGTGACGCGATCCTGCTCGGCGAGGTGAACGTGCCGTTCGAGCAGCAGCTGGAGTTCTTCGGCGGCGCCGAGGGCGGCGAGCTCACGCTGCAGTTCGACTTCATCACCATGCAGAACCTCTACCTGGCGCTGGCCCGGCAGGACGCGGCGCCGCTGGCCAAGGCCCTGACCGACCGGCCGCCCCTGCCCGACGGCTGCCAGTGGGGCACGTTCGTGCGCAACCACGACGAGCTGACGCTCGACAAGCTGAGCGAGGACGAGCGGCAGGAGGTGTTCGACGCGTTCGGCCCGGAGGAACGCATGCAGGTGTTCGGCCGCGGGCTGATCCGGCGGCTGCCCCCGATGCTCGACGGCGACGCCGATCGCCTCCGGATGGTCTACAGCCTGCTCTTCACGCTGCCGGGCACGCCGGTGCTGTTCTACGGCGAGGAGATCGGCATGGGCGAGAACCTGGACGCCGGTGACCGCAGTGCGGTGCGCACCCAGATGCAGTGGACGGCCTCGGGCGGCTTCTCACGCAAGGACGACGGGTGCGCGGCTCCGGTGGTCACCGGCCGGTTCGGTCCGGAGGCCGTGAACGTGGAGGACCAGCGCTCCGACCCGGACTCGCTGCTGAACTTCGTGCGGCTGCTGATCTCGCGCTACCGCAGCAGCCCGGAGCTGGGCTGGGGCGAGCTGGAGATCCTCGAACAGCCTCACCCGCAGGTGTTCGCGCACAAGGTGACCTGGGAGGACACGGCGCTCATCGGCGTCCACAACCTGGGCCCCGAACCGGTGAGCGTGCCGCTGGAACTCGACCACCCCGTGATCGATCTGCTGGGCAACGGCACCGGGCCGGTCGCGACCCCGGTCGAGCTGGGGCGCTACGGCTACCGCTGGCTGCGGCTGGACTCACCGTCCAGCCGCCGCCTGCGGTAG
- a CDS encoding HNH endonuclease family protein — MNLGRAGSALLALTLSLGLAGCEVTNDVGGSTVSGSDSKAKAYSGQSATKVLDTLSVKGRSANTGYDRDQFGTAWKDVDHNGCDTRNDILKRDLTGEKFRDGTKECVVVSGTLEDRYTGETIKFTKEKASLVQIDHLVALQNAWVTGASQWTEEKRTELANDPLNLMAADGSSNSSKGAGDAATWLPPNKAFRCDYVARQIAVKAKYGNWVTKGEKSAMSGVLEGCPDQKVPTAKDAESSAGADSSSGDAGSDNGGDVETPGAFCSDEGAKAEDSDGDTLTCSVKGDDDRARWRSAN, encoded by the coding sequence GTGAATCTTGGTCGTGCCGGCTCAGCCCTCCTTGCCCTGACCCTCTCCCTCGGCCTCGCCGGGTGCGAGGTCACCAACGACGTCGGCGGGTCCACCGTCTCCGGCTCCGACTCGAAGGCCAAGGCCTACAGCGGCCAGTCCGCCACCAAGGTCCTCGACACCCTCTCGGTGAAGGGCCGCTCCGCGAACACCGGGTACGACCGCGACCAGTTCGGCACGGCCTGGAAGGACGTCGACCACAACGGCTGCGACACCCGCAACGACATCCTCAAGCGCGACCTGACCGGCGAGAAGTTCCGCGACGGCACCAAGGAGTGCGTGGTCGTCAGCGGCACCCTGGAGGACCGGTACACCGGCGAGACCATCAAGTTCACCAAGGAGAAGGCCTCGCTGGTGCAGATCGACCACCTGGTCGCGCTGCAGAACGCCTGGGTCACGGGCGCCTCGCAGTGGACCGAGGAGAAGCGCACCGAGCTGGCCAACGACCCGCTGAACCTGATGGCGGCCGACGGCTCGAGCAACTCCTCGAAGGGTGCGGGCGACGCCGCCACCTGGCTGCCGCCGAACAAGGCGTTCCGCTGCGACTACGTGGCCCGGCAGATCGCGGTCAAGGCGAAGTACGGCAACTGGGTCACCAAGGGTGAGAAGTCGGCCATGAGTGGAGTGCTCGAGGGTTGCCCCGACCAGAAGGTGCCGACCGCCAAGGACGCCGAGAGCAGTGCGGGGGCCGACAGCAGCAGTGGCGACGCGGGGAGCGACAATGGGGGAGACGTCGAGACCCCCGGTGCCTTCTGCTCGGACGAGGGCGCGAAGGCCGAGGACTCCGACGGTGACACCCTGACCTGCAGCGTGAAGGGCGACGACGACCGCGCCCGCTGGCGTTCGGCGAACTGA
- a CDS encoding GH1 family beta-glucosidase, which produces MDAPLTTPAQPVPAAPIALNLPAGFRWGVATAAYQIEGAAAEDGRTPSIWDTYSHTPGRVDGDDNGDVACDHYHRMPQDVALIRDLGVDTYRFSISWSRVQPGGSGALNRKGVDFYSRLVDELLTSGIDPWVTLYHWDLPQELEDAGGWPERDTAHRFADYAALMFDELGDRVRNWTTLNEPWCSAMLGYAYGRQAPGYENFPAGIRAVHHLLLGHGLATQRLREAAAGIEAETRFGITLNLGTAHPATDTPQDRDAARRADGLNSRLYLDPLLKGTYPTDVVDDLALRHAVLPVEDGDLEVISTPIDVLGVNYYTGWLISHLGEDGSAVDSDGALVARDVGRGRPVTAMGWEIVPECFTELLVRLAKDYPGTPLFITENGAAFPDVVADDGSVPDPERTAYLQSHISAVAEAVAQGADVRGYFVWSLLDNFEWSYGYDKRFGIVRVDYTTQERTLKDSALWLRGQIRNWRAAVAG; this is translated from the coding sequence ATGGACGCCCCCTTGACCACGCCGGCCCAGCCCGTCCCCGCCGCCCCGATCGCCCTGAATCTGCCCGCCGGATTCCGCTGGGGCGTCGCCACGGCGGCCTACCAGATCGAGGGGGCGGCAGCCGAGGACGGGCGCACGCCCTCGATCTGGGACACCTACTCCCACACCCCCGGCCGGGTGGACGGTGACGACAACGGGGACGTGGCCTGCGACCACTATCACCGGATGCCGCAGGACGTGGCGCTGATCCGCGACCTGGGGGTGGACACCTACCGCTTCTCGATCTCCTGGTCGCGGGTGCAGCCCGGCGGGAGCGGGGCGCTGAACCGCAAGGGTGTCGACTTCTACAGCAGGCTGGTGGACGAGCTGCTCACCTCGGGCATCGACCCGTGGGTCACGCTGTACCACTGGGACCTGCCCCAGGAGCTGGAGGACGCGGGGGGCTGGCCGGAGCGGGACACGGCCCACCGGTTCGCGGACTACGCGGCGCTGATGTTCGACGAGCTGGGCGACCGGGTGCGCAACTGGACCACGCTGAACGAGCCCTGGTGCTCGGCGATGCTGGGCTACGCCTACGGCCGGCAGGCCCCCGGGTACGAGAACTTCCCGGCGGGCATCCGGGCCGTGCACCACCTGCTGCTCGGCCACGGCCTGGCCACGCAGCGCCTGCGGGAGGCCGCGGCCGGCATCGAGGCGGAGACCCGCTTCGGCATCACGCTCAACCTGGGCACCGCGCACCCGGCCACCGACACCCCTCAGGACCGGGACGCCGCCCGCCGGGCCGACGGCCTGAACTCGCGGCTCTACCTCGACCCGCTGCTGAAGGGCACCTACCCCACGGACGTCGTCGACGACCTGGCCCTGCGCCACGCCGTGCTGCCGGTCGAGGACGGCGACCTCGAGGTGATCAGCACGCCGATCGACGTGCTCGGTGTCAACTACTACACCGGCTGGCTGATCAGTCATCTCGGCGAGGACGGCTCTGCCGTGGACTCCGACGGCGCCCTGGTGGCCCGGGACGTCGGCCGTGGCCGCCCGGTCACCGCGATGGGCTGGGAGATCGTGCCGGAGTGCTTCACCGAGCTGCTCGTGCGCCTGGCGAAGGACTATCCGGGCACGCCGCTCTTCATCACCGAGAACGGCGCGGCCTTCCCGGACGTGGTGGCCGACGACGGCTCGGTGCCCGACCCGGAGCGCACGGCCTACCTGCAGTCGCACATCAGCGCGGTGGCCGAGGCGGTGGCGCAGGGGGCGGACGTGCGGGGCTACTTCGTCTGGTCGCTGCTCGACAACTTCGAGTGGTCGTACGGCTATGACAAGCGCTTCGGCATCGTGCGCGTCGACTACACGACGCAGGAGCGCACGCTCAAGGACAGCGCGCTCTGGTTGCGCGGGCAGATCCGGAACTGGCGTGCGGCTGTAGCGGGCTGA